The following coding sequences are from one Musa acuminata AAA Group cultivar baxijiao chromosome BXJ1-6, Cavendish_Baxijiao_AAA, whole genome shotgun sequence window:
- the LOC135677136 gene encoding protein PAT1 homolog 1-like yields the protein MRGLDAEGSPKPNDGARESGDGAAGNSLFDASRYAFFGKDVMEEVELGGLEDDDNDGNGGFVGLDDEEYKFPSVSDREFEGLGSLSEIDDLESTFRKLNRVVSEPRSVGVIGDRGSFSRESSSTADWAQEADFPSWIDQEILDAEDVQEGKRWWSQPDATLSQFSELKPLYRTSSYPQQQQQEHSSELNPIPKSSFTSYPPPGGQCYPSFNLTRHSSLPSVTAALQIPAPSPYSGPQHHMGGLSHGLHYGVNSQFTPHGISSINIPRNHWLNQTSLYSREHPSQLSNLLQQQLPLPNGLIPSRILSQQQHQRLQQVQPSLTHFLHLQPNIFSLHNPPPRKMKKFDAVIGMSNSRDHRSKSSHRGRQNIWLSQQSSETGSLKTDSSCQFRSKYMSAEEIGSILRMQHSATHVTDPYVDDYYYQACLAKKSAGSRLKHNFCPTAIKDPPSRSRGSNESHAYFQVDALGRVQFSSIRRPRPLLEVDMPSSSGDDRKSSIKPLEQETMLAARITTEDCISLLLDVDDIDRVLQVNQPQDGGLQLKRRRQVLIEVIAASLQLVDPLGPGKADHSVGFAPKDDLVFLRIVTLPKGRKLLCRYLHLLIPGSHLTRVVCMAIFRHLRFLFGGLPSDSSAAETTTNLAKAVSLCACNMELSALSACLAAVVCSSEQPPLRPLGSSAGDGASIIIKSVLDRATDLLTDPHAANNYTVSSRTLWQASFDAFFGLLTKYCLSKYDSIMQMLLMQAPSTAVVGSEATRAISREMPVELLHASLPHTNDHQRKVLLDFAQRSMPVVRVSTHGGNSRPESSESVPG from the exons ATGAGGGGACTCGATGCCGAGGGAAGCCCTAAACCTAACGACGGGGCCAGAGAATCGGGCGATGGCGCCGCCG GTAATTCTCTTTTTGATGCCTCACGATACGCATTCTTTGGTAAGGATGTCATGGAGGAAGTCGAGTTAGGGGGTCTGgaggatgatgataatgatgggaATGGGGGTTTTGTTGGCCTTGATGATGAGGAATACAAGTTTCCTTCTGTTAGTGATAGAGAG TTTGAAGGCTTAGGATCCTTGTCCGAGATTGATGACCTTGAGAGCACCTTTAGGAAG CTGAACAGGGTTGTCAGTGAACCAAGGAGCGTGGGTGTTATTGGTGATAGAGGATCTTTTTCTAGAGAAA GTTCTTCTACTGCAGACTGGGCACAGGAGGCTGATTTTCCAAGCTGGATTGATCAGGAAATATTAGATGCTGAAGATGTTCAGGAAGGCAAAAGGTGGTGGTCACAACCAGATGCCACTTTGTCTCAGTTTTCTGAACTAAAACCATTGTACAGAACATCCTCCTACCCTCAGCAACAACAGCAAGAACACTCAAGTGAACTAAATCCCATACCCAAGTCATCTTTTACTTCGTATCCTCCACCTGGTGGACAATGTTATCCTTCATTCAACCTCACACGTCATTCAAGCTTGCCATCTGTTACTGCTGCATTGCAGATACCTGCTCCATCCCCTTATTCTGGTCCTCAACATCACATGGGAGGATTATCTCATGGGCTTCACTATGGTGTAAATTCACAGTTTACACCTCACGGCATTTCATCAATCAACATTCCAAGGAACCATTGGTTGAATCAAACTAGCCTTTATTCACGGGAACATCCCAGCCAGTTGTCTAACTTGTTGCAGCAACAGTTACCTCTACCCAATGGTTTAATTCCTTCACGGATATTGTCACAGCAGCAACATCAGAGATTACAGCAGGTCCAGCCATCTCTCACCCATTTCCTGCATTTGCAACCTAATATATTCAGCCTCCATAACCCCCCACCTCGAAAAATGAAAAAATTTGATGCAGTTATTGGCATGTCTAATTCGAGAGACCATAGATCAAAATCATCTCATAGGGGAAGACAGAATATATGGTTGTCTCAACAATCTTCTGAAACTGGCAGCCTGAAGACTGACAGCAGTTGTCAATTTAGATCAAAGTACATGTCAGCCGAAGAGATAGGAAGTATTTTGAGGATGCAGCATTCAGCAACTCATGTCACTGATCCTTATGTAGATGACTATTACTATCAAGCTTGTCTTGCAAAAAAGTCAGCTGGTTCAAGACTGAAGCACAACTTCTGTCCAACAGCAATAAAGGATCCTCCATCACGGTCACGTGGTAGTAATGAATCACATGCATATTTTCAGGTCGATGCACTTGGGAGGGTTCAATTCTCTTCAATACGTAGGCCTCGCCCTCTCCTTGAGGTTGATATGCCATCTTCATCAGGTGATGATCGGAAGTCTTCTATAAAGCCCCTTGAACAAGAGACAATGTTGGCTGCTAGAATCACCACTGAAGATTGTATTAGCCTTCTTCTTGATGTAGATGATATTGATCGGGTGTTACAGGTTAACCAACCACAAGATGGTGGGTTGCAACTGAAGCGCAGAAGGCAAGTTCTGATTGAAGTGATTGCTGCATCACTTCAGCTTGTCGATCCCCTTGGCCCTGGTAAAGCTGATCATTCAGTAGGTTTTGCCCCAAAGGATGACCTTGTTTTCCTACGCATAGTTACTCTTCCTAAGGGCCGGAAGCTCCTATGTCGCTATCTTCACCTTCTAATCCCTGGAAGTCATCTTACTCGGGTAGTCTGCATGGCCATTTTCCGCCACCTTAGATTTTTATTTGGTGGTTTACCTTCAGACTCCAGTGCAGCAGAAACAACAACCAATCTGGCCAAGGCTGTGTCTTTATGTGCGTGCAATATGGAACTTAGTGCACTCAGTGCTTGCCTGGCTGCAGTGGTCTGCTCATCTGAACAACCACCTCTTCGCCCTCTTGGAAGTTCAGCTGGTGATGGAGCTAGCATAATTATAAAGTCTGTTCTGGATCGAGCAACAGATCTTCTGACAGACCCTCATGCTGCAAACAATTATACTGTCTCTAGTCGAACTTTATGGCAGGCATCGTTCGATGCTTTCTTTGGGCTTCTTACTAAGTACTGTCTTAGTAAATATGACAGTATAATGCAAATGTTACTCATGCAGGCACCAAGCACTGCAGTTGTGGGATCTGAGGCAACCAGAGCTATTAGCAGGGAGATGCCGGTTGAGTTGTTGCATGCAAGTCTTCCTCACACAAATGACCACCAGCGTAAGGTGTTACTTGATTTTGCTCAGAGATCCATGCCTGTTGTTCGTGTTAGTACTCATGGAGGTAATAGCAGGCCTGAAAGTTCTGAATCAGTTCCTGGTTGA